A single Triticum dicoccoides isolate Atlit2015 ecotype Zavitan chromosome 2A, WEW_v2.0, whole genome shotgun sequence DNA region contains:
- the LOC119352751 gene encoding cytochrome P450 89A2-like produces the protein MQQQVQQISMDQLVVLLALLLCGLLAVLRRGRAPPPPPSLAMHKIIDPAVAHRALVDNADAFSNRPPARLHVALAGRRGGQRNENLNSVAHGPHWRALRCNLTAETLHPSRLGSLAPLQREAVQGLVADLSSAPRGSREEVTEVHQHLYGAVFSVVARVCFGDAVDEAHVRAMRHVIQRFQIAIGLVKPFTSMGSVMEKLVEWRRLRRLFAIDVRLKELFLPPIQARRRGLQSARPRDDDGRRPYVDSLVDLRIPDEDGGRRALRDDEMVQLISEFLGAGTGTAVATLEWALAHLVDKPEMQEKLRGEVDNGEVSRAGAGMPYLHAVVLETLRMHPPLPVIPRHVHADAVGVLAGGMDVPPPACDFYVNFSAGDIGRDSKIWKDPDEFLPERFLTGGDGEGIGPLPGPKQIRMMPFGAGHRFCPGVGMAMVNMKCFLAALVREFEWAPPTGTIAIDLTELDSFFKVMKKPLSARVTRRTKSI, from the coding sequence ATGCAGCAGCAGGTCCAGCAGATCAGTATGGATCAGCTCGTCGTGCTCCTCGCCCTTCTCTTGTGCGGCCTCCTGGCTGTCCTCCGGCGCggccgtgctcctcctcctccaccctcACTCGCCATGCACAAGATCATCGACCCAGCCGTCGCCCACCGCGCGCTTGTCGACAACGCCGACGCCTTCTCGAACCGCCCTCCAGCGCGACTGCACGTGGCCCTGGCCGGCCGGCGCGGCGGCCAGAGGAACGAGAACCTCAACTCCGTGGCGCACGGCCCGCACTGGCGCGCCCTCCGGTGCAACCTCACCGCCGAGACCCTCCACCCGTCGCGCCTCGGCAGCCTCGCGCCCCTGCAGCGGGAGGCCGTCCAGGGCCTCGTGGCcgacctgtcgtccgccccacgtggAAGCCGGGAGGAGGTGACGGAGGTGCACCAGCACCTCTATGGCGCCGTGTTCTCGGTCGTCGCGCGCGTCTGCTTCGGCGACGCCGTCGACGAGGCCCATGTGCGCGCCATGCGCCACGTCATACAGAGATTCCAGATTGCCATTGGGCTGGTCAAGCCCTTCACGTCCATGGGCTCCGTGATGGAGAAGCTCGTGGAGTGGAGGCGGCTGCGCAGGCTCTTCGCCATCGATGTCCGGCTCAAGGAGCTGTTCCTCCCTCCCATCCAGGCACGGCGGCGGGGGCTTCAGTCTGCTCGACCACGCGACGACGACGGCCGTCGTCCGTACGTCGACTCACTCGTCGACCTCCGCATCCCTGATGAGGACGGCGGCAGGCGCGCTCTTAGGGACGACGAGATGGTCCAACTAATCTCAGAGTTCCTCGGCGCCGGCACGGGGACGGCGGTGGCAACCCTCGAATGGGCCCTCGCCCACCTTGTTGACAAGCCGGAGATGCAGGAGAAGCTCCGCGGCGAGGTCGACAACGGCGAGGTCTCCCGTGCAGGTGCAGGCATGCCTTACCTGCATGCCGTCGTGCTGGAGACCCTCCGCATGCATCCGCCGTTGCCGGTCATCCCGCGCCATGTCCATGCCGATGCCGTCGGAGTGCTGGCCGGAGGAATGGACGTGCCGCCGCCGGCCTGCGACTTTTACGTCAATTTCTCTGCGGGGGACATTGGTAGGGACAGCAAGATATGGAAGGATCCGGACGAGTTTCTTCCGGAGAGGTTCCTGACCGGCGGCGACGGGGAGGGCATTGGCCCGTTGCCGGGGCCCAAGCAGATCCGGATGATGCCATTTGGTGCCGGGCATAGGTTCTGCCCTGGCGTGGGCATGGCGATGGTGAACATGAAGTGCTTCTTGGCGGCGCTCGTGCGCGAGTTTGAGTGGGCGCCGCCGACTGGCACTATCGCCATTGACCTCACCGAGCTGGATTCCTTCTTCAAGGTGATGAAGAAGCCGCTTTCCGCTCGTGTCACGCGACGCACCAAATCCATCTAA